In Tenebrio molitor chromosome 6, icTenMoli1.1, whole genome shotgun sequence, one genomic interval encodes:
- the Jra gene encoding transcription factor Jra, translated as MSSSNFNDNHKSLNNMKKNLTLDLNQSKLNSGLSLLASPDITSVLKVDTPDLLKVDTPTIENIILANNITSSSSPSLIFPPRDVTVEQEKFAGGFVDALNFLHNGNSQQGSDSNASTVFNDQSNFMPMIKEEPQTVPNVSTTPPMSPVDMEYQERMKLERKRQRNRLAASKCRSRKLERISKLEDKVKVLKNENAELASVVNQLKEHVGLLKLEVMEHVNAGCPIINTQY; from the coding sequence atgaGCAGTTCGAACTTCAATGACAACCACAAATCCCTCAACAACATGAAGAAGAATCTAACCCTAGACTTGAACCAGTCGAAATTAAACTCGGGCCTATCGTTACTGGCGTCTCCTGACATCACTTCAGTCCTCAAAGTGGACACTCCGGATCTACTAAAAGTGGACACACCCACCATTGAGAACATTATTTTGGCGAACAACATCACTAGTTCTTCGTCCCCATCATTGATCTTCCCCCCGCGTGACGTCACCGTCGAACAGGAGAAATTCGCCGGAGGATTCGTCGACGCTCTCAATTTCCTGCACAACGGAAATTCACAGCAAGGTTCTGACAGCAATGCCAGCACGGTGTTCAACGATCAATCGAATTTTATGCCCATGATCAAAGAAGAGCCGCAGACCGTGCCTAACGTGAGCACGACGCCCCCAATGTCGCCGGTCGACATGGAGTACCAGGAGAGGATGAAGCTGGAGAGGAAGAGGCAGAGGAATAGGCTGGCCGCCTCCAAGTGTCGGTCGAGAAAGTTGGAGAGAATTTCAAAACTTGAGGATAAAGTAAAAGTGTTGAAGAACGAAAATGCCGAATTGGCGTCAGTGGTTAACCAGCTGAAAGAACATGTGGGGTTGTTGAAGTTGGAGGTGATGGAACATGTTAATGCTGGGTGCCCCATCATTAACACTCAATACTAG
- the LOC138133060 gene encoding uncharacterized protein, with product MAPVGEEQTNTGVPESPNFNKQDASLRQTNRYDHHSDGNDIVDLTDHRTHRSSQTAEHALATTISTSHALAITNGSSNALANTFSTSNALANTCSTSNALAITNGTSNTLANTFGTSHVLAKPSNHRLGTSTATHMDADIKPCLRPRAPRCVHRDQTPSSSPHAGIQSIADARSLRMAESQQHRRNLRRINLGSSLHLQVRHVPPSRNKQGLNHIAHAGSARPSASSTTRA from the exons ATGGCACCGGTCGGCGAAGAGCAAACCAACAC TGGAGTACCCGAGTCACCGAATTTCAACAAACAGGATGCAAGCCTCCGCCAGACAAATCGCTACGACCACCACAGCGACGGGAACGACATCGTCGACCTCACCGACCATCGTACCCACCGCTCATCACAAACGGCAGAGCACGCACTCGCCACCACAATCAGCACGAGCCACGCGCTCGCTATCACAAACGGCTCGAGCAACGCGCTCGCCAACACATTCAGCACGAGCAACGCGCTCGCCAACACATGCAGCACGAGCAACGCGCTCGCCATCACAAACGGCACGAGCAACACGCTCGCCAACACATTCGGCACGAGCCACGTGCTAGCCAAACCAAGCAACCATCGCCTCGGCACATCAACTGCAACCCACATGGACGCCGACATCAAGCCGTGTCTACGACCGCGAGCACCACGCTGTGTACACCGCGACCAGACACCTTCATCTTCCCCGCACGCTGGAATCCAGTCCATCGCAGACGCCAG ATCGCTTCGTATGGCCGAATCACAGCAACATCGACGCAACCTCCGTCGCATCAACCTTGGCAGCTCGCTGCATCTCCAGGTTCGGCACGTCCCTCCGTCTCGCAACAAGCAGGGCCTGAACCACATCGCACACGCGGGTTCGGCACGTCCCTCCGCTTCGTCAACGACCAGGGCCTGA